The following are from one region of the Amycolatopsis sp. QT-25 genome:
- a CDS encoding GNAT family N-acetyltransferase, with the protein MTWSFEVTPVDHPDAAQLLREYLDEIASRFYERQVTDEELDVLLEENHSRDMVPPTGSFLLARRDGVLAGCAGLRVVAPGIAELKRVFLRKSERGKGGAALLVAAAEDVARGLGAMLIRLDTRDDLVEARALYARLGYETVEPFNDDPYAHHYFAKSLAQTVPDRV; encoded by the coding sequence ATGACCTGGAGCTTCGAAGTCACCCCCGTCGATCACCCGGACGCCGCCCAGCTGCTGCGTGAGTACCTGGACGAGATCGCCTCCCGCTTCTACGAGCGCCAGGTCACCGACGAGGAGCTCGACGTCTTGCTCGAGGAGAACCACAGCCGGGACATGGTCCCGCCGACCGGTTCCTTCCTCCTCGCGCGGCGCGACGGGGTGTTGGCCGGCTGCGCGGGGCTCAGGGTCGTCGCGCCCGGGATCGCCGAACTCAAGCGCGTCTTCCTGCGGAAGTCCGAACGCGGCAAAGGTGGCGCGGCGCTGCTCGTGGCCGCCGCCGAAGACGTCGCCCGCGGCCTTGGGGCCATGCTGATCCGCCTCGACACCCGCGACGACCTGGTCGAGGCGAGGGCCCTGTACGCCCGCCTCGGCTACGAGACGGTCGAGCCTTTCAACGACGACCCCTACGCACACCACTACTTCGCGAAGTCCCTGGCCCAGACGGTGCCGGATCGCGTTTAG